CGAGGTCACCACGCCGTCGAACGGCGCCGTGATCTTCTTGTAACCGGCGAGCGCTTCCAGCCGCTCGACATTGGCCTGGCCGGCCTTGACCGCACCGTTCTTGTTGGAGAGGTCGGCGGTGCGCTCGTCGATCTCCTGGGCGGAGACGAAGTTCGAGGCCACCAGCGTCTTGCGCCGGTTCAGCGTGGCCTCGGACAGCTTGGCCGAGGCCTGGGCGCTGGCGAGATCGGCGCGCGCCTGCAGCAATTGCTGATCGAGGTCAGGCGCCTCGATCTCGGCGATCACCTGGCCAGCCTTGACGCGGGCGCCGATGTCGGCGTCCCAGTTCTTCAGATAGCCGGACACCCGGGCATAGATCGGCGCGCGGGAATAAGCCTCGAGCCGGCCCGGCAGGTCGATCGTGGGGCTCAGCGCCTTGGCGTTGGGCAGCGCCACCGCGACGGTCGGAACGGCCTGGTCGTCGGTCCATTCCTTCAAACGGTTGTCCTGCTCCTCACGGGCGCGGATGCCGGTGCCTACGATCAGCCCGGCGCCGACCAGTGCAACCACGCCGAATATGCCCAATCTCCGGCGGGACACCGGTGGGCGCTGTTCAGTGGGCTGCATGCGGAATCTCCGATGAGGCGGCGGCTTTGGCGCCTTGCTTCTTGTGTACCATACTGAATACCACGGGAACAAACATCAGCGTCGCGAAGGTTGCAAAGATCAGGCCGCCGATCACGGCGCGGCCCAGCGGCGCGTTCTGCTCGCCGCCCTCGCCCAGTCCCAGCGCCATCGGCGCCATGCCGATGATCATGGCGAGCGCGGTCATCAGCACCGGACGGAACCGGACGAATCCGGCCTCCAGCGCCGCCGCGACGGGATCGCCGAGCTCCTCATAGCGTTCGCGCGCGAAGCTGATCACCAGCACGCTGTTGGCGGTCGCAACGCCCATGCACATGATGGCGCCGGTGAGCGCCGGAACCGACAGCGTGGTCTGGGTGGTGAACAGCATCCAGACGATGCCGGCCAGCGCGGCGGGCAGCGCCGTGATGATCACGAACGGATCCGACCAGGACTGGAAGTTCACGACGATCAGGAAGTAGATCAGGACGACCGCGCCGAGCAGGCCGAGCAACAGGCCGGTGAAGGCCGAGTTCATGGTCTGCACCTGGCCGAGCAGCACCACGGACGAGCCCTTCGGCACCTCCTTGGCGGTATCCGCGATCAGCTGGCGCACGTCGGTTGCGACGCCGCCGAGATCGCGGCCCTGCGTCGTGGCGTAGATCTGCACCAGCGACTGGATGTCGTATTGCGACACCACCGCGCTCGAGGTCACGCGCTTGATGTCGGCGATACCGCCGAGGATCGGCGCCTGGGTGTTGCCGGTCGCGGTGATCGGCAGCGTCTGCAGCGCGCTCAGCGAGTCGATCTGGTATTGCGGCGTCTGCATCACGATCGAATAGGACACGCCGTTATCAGGGTTGAGATAGTAGGTCGGCGCGACCTGCGAGGAGCCGGCGAGGTTGACGACCAGCGAGTTGGTGACGTCGCGCTCGGTCAGGCCGACATATTGCGCGCGGGTGCGGTCGACGTCGATGTTGAAGGTCGGATTGTTCGGCGACTGCTGGATCCGCGCGTCGGCGATGCCGGGGATGCGCTTGATCTTGGCCAGCAGCTTGTTGGCGTAGGCGAAGTTGGCGTCGAGGTTGGCGCCGCGGATCTGCAAATCGATCGGCGCCGGCGCGCCGAAGTTCAGGATCTGGCTGACGATGTCGGCCGGCAGGAACGCGAAGCTGGTGCCCGGGAACAGCCGGGGCAGTTGCTCACGCAGCGTGCGGACATGCTGCTCGGTCGGCTTGTGGCCTTCCTTCAGGCGGATCTGGATATCGCCGTCCTGCGGACCGATCACGCCGGTGTTGTTATAGGTCATGTTGATGCCGGAGATCGGCATGCCGATGTTGTCGGTCATGGTCTCGATCTCGCCGGGGACCAGCTTGCGGATCGCCTTCTGGATATCGGCGAGCTGGTTGGCGGTCTCCTCGACGCGGGTGCCGACCTGGGTGCGGACATGCATCAGGATGTTGCCGGCATCGACCGACGGGAAGAAGTTGCGCCCCAGAAACGGCACCAAGAGGAACGACGCGGCAACGACCGCGAGAAAGCCGCCGACGAACACCTTGCGGTGACCGAGCGCCATCGCGAGCAGGCCATGATAGCCGCTGCGGACACGCTCGAACCGCGCCTCGAAGCCACGCTGGAACCAGACCAGGGGATTGCGCGATTTCGGCGGCCCGCCCTCGTGATGGACATGCGCCTGCAGCAGATAGTTCGCCATCGTCGGCACCAGACTGCGCGACAGGATGAACGACCAGATCATCGCGAACATCACCGCTTCGGCCATCGGCACGAACAGGAAGCGCGCCACGCCGGTCAGGAAGAACATCGGCACGAACACGATGCAGATACAGAGCAGCGAGACGAAGGCCGGCGTCACGATCTGATTGGCGCCATCGAGGATCGACTGCTCGACCGGCTTGCCCTGCTCGAGGTGGTAGTTGATGTTCTCGATCGTCACCGTGGCGTCGTCGACGAGGATGCCGACCGCGAGCGCAAGGCCGCCGAGCGTCATGATGTTCAGCGTCTCGCCGATCAGGGACAGCATGATGATGGCGCCGAGCACCGACAGCGGGATCGACACCGCGATGATGACGGTCGAGCGCCAGCTGCCGAGGAACAACAGGATCATCACGCTGGTCAGCAGCGCGGCGATCACGCCCTCGAAGGCGACGCCGGTGATCGCGCCACGGACGAACACCGACTGGTCGCCGATGAAGCCGATCTTCAGCGCGTCCGGCATCTGGTCCTTGACCTCGATCACCTTCTGCTTGATGCCGGAGATGATATCGAGCGTCGAGGTGGCGCCCGCCTTCAGCACCATCATCAAGACCGAGCGGTTGCCGTCGACATGGACGATGTTGGTCTGCGGCGGGTTGCCATCGCGAACGGTGGCGACGTCACGGACATAGACCATCGCGCCGTTGACCTGCTTGATCGGCAGGTCGCCGAGCTCTTCGAGCCGCAGCGGCGAGTTGTTGAGGTTGATGGTGTATTCGAAGTTGCCGATCTTCTGGGTGCCGACCGGCGTGATCAGGTTCTGCGCGGCGAGCGCGTTGGCGACGTCCTGGCCCGCCAGGCCGCGCGCCTGCAGCGCGGTCGAATTGAGATCGATCTGGACCTGGCGCTGCTTGCCGCCGAACGGATACGGGATCGCAGCACCGGGCACCGTGACCAGCGGCGTGCGCAGCTGGTTGATGCCGATATCGGCGAGGTTCTGCTCGGTCAGGCCTTCGCCCGACAATGCGACCTGGATGATCGGAACCGTCGAGGCGCTGTAGTTCAGGATCAGCGGCGGCGTCGCGCCCGGCGGCATCTGCTTGAGCAGTGTCTGCGAGATCGCGGTGACCTGGGCGTTGGCGGTGCGGATGTCGACGTTGGGCTGGAAGAAGATCTTGATGATGCCGACGCCGTTATAGGAATTGGCGACGATGTGCTCGATGTCGTTGACCGTCGTGGTCAGTGCGCGCTGGAACGGCGAAGTGATGCGGCCGGCCATCTGGTCGGGCGGCAGGCCGGTGTACTGCCAGACCACGCCGATCACGGGGATGCGGATGTCGGGAAAGATGTCGGTCGGCGTGCGCAGCGCCGCCAGCGGTCCGATGATCAAGAGCAGGATCGCGAGCACGACGAAAGTATACGGCCGGCTCAGTGCGATACGGACCAGTGCGATCATAAAAGCAGCATTCCCGAAATGAAGCCCGCCCGGGCAGAGGAATCGACATTGCAAAAGCCGTTCCGCAGCGGCCGATTTACCCGATGACGGGCAAAACGCCAACCTGTGGAGCCGCAGCGGCCTTCACTTCCTTGGCATAGTACGTGAAGCCGCGCACGCCGATCGGGTGCTCCGGGCGCAGCGCGGTCGATCGCGCGTGGATCATCGTCAAAAAAGAGACGGCTCTGCTGCGAATGTGCGCCTGCCGAGCACGCCGTTGCGGCCGTCAGAAGGCTAACGCATCGCTGCTCTGCGAAAATGCGGAGCGTGGCAAGCCGGCCGGCTCGCCGCGCCGGGATCGGTTGCCCCGACAACGATGTCCTGTATGACCCAACCGGCGGCGCCGGATCAGGCGGCGCGGACGCGTTGAGGAACTTGCCGACCTCGAGCTTGAGGCGGTTGCTGTCGCCCGACAACGTCTGTGCCGCCGACAACACCTGGGTCGAGGCCGACCCGGTTTCGGTAGCGCCGTGCTGCACGTCGGTGATGTTGGCCGAGACCTGCTGGGTGCCGTGCGCCGCCTGCTGCACGTTTCGAGATATTTCCTGGGTCGCCGCGCCGGCCGCGCATGGAGCTACGGTTCGTTGGTCACGCCTTCACGTGGAACGTCCGAGCGCCGCATCCGCGCAAAGAAAAATGCCCGGCCTGTCGGCCGGGCATCGTTCGAAGGTCAGAGGTTCGGCCGGCGTCAGGCCGCGCGGACGGCGTCGAGGAACTTGCCGACCTCGAGTTTGAGGCGATTGCTGTCACCCGAGAGCGACTGCGCCGCCGACAGCACCTGGGTCGAAGCCGAGCCGGTTTCGTTGGCGCCATGCTGGACGTCGGTGATGTTGGCCGAGACCTGCTGGGTGCCCTGCGCGGCCTGCTGCACGTTGCGCGAAATCTCCTGCGTCGCCGCGCCCTGCTCCTCGACCGCGGCTGCGATGGTGGAGGAGATCTCCGACAGCCGCTCGATGGTCGACGAGATTTCCTTGATGGCGCCGACCGACTCCTGGGTCGCGGTCTGGATGCCGGCGATCTGCTGGCCGATCTCGCCGGTCGCCTTTGCAGTCTGCTCCGCCAGTGCCTTCACCTCGGACGCCACGACCGCGAAGCCGCGGCCGGCCTCGCCGGCGCGCGCCGCCTCGATGGTGGCGTTCAGCGCCAAGAGATTGGTCTGGCCGGCAATCGTGTTGATCAGCTCGACGACGTCGCCGATCCGCGCAGCGGCCTTCGACAATTCGCTGACGCGATCGTTGGTGGTGCGCGCCTGGCCGACGGCATCGCCGGCCATCCGCGCCGACTCCTGCACCTGGCGGCTGATCTCGGTCACCGACGACGACAGCTCTTCGGTCGCCGACGCCACCGACTGCACGTTGGTCGAGGCCTCCTCGGAAGCAGCGGCAACCGACGTGGTCAGTTCCTGCGAACGCCGGGCGGTCGACGACAGCGTAGAGGCCGAGGCCTCGAGCTGGGTCGAGGCCGACGACACGGTCTGCACGATCTCGCCGATCATCTGTTCGAAATTGCGGGTGATGGTGTCGACCCGGCGGCCGCGCTCGATCTTGGCCTCGGCGTCGGCGGCGGCGGCTTCATCGGCCGCCTTCTTGGCGACCAGGGCTTCCTTGAAAACCTGCAGCGTATCGGCCATCGCGCCGATCTCGGTCTTCTCGCCCTGGTGCGGGACGTTTGCGGTGAGGTCGCCGCGACCCAGCGCCTGCATCGGGCTCACGATCGAGGCGATGCCGGCCGAAATGTCGCGAACCGTGTAGAAGCTGACGCCGACACTGATCAGGATCGCAAGGCCGAGGATCGCCGCCACCATCATCAGCGCCGAGCTGTAGTTGCTGGCAGAATCCTGCGCGGCTTTGTCCGCACCGGTGTTGTTGAGCTCGATGTCCTTGTTCAGGATCTCATCCGCTTCGAGACCGATCTTGTTCACGACCTTGGTGTTGAGCTCGTGCGCCTCATGCGGAAGCTTGCCAGCCTCCTTGCGCGACAGGCTCATCACCTCTTCGGTGCCCTTTTTGTACTTGTCCCAGGTGTCGGACCACTGCCGGTAGAGCGCACGCTCCTCCGGGGTAGTGATCATCGGCTCGTACCTGGCGCGGGCCTTTGTGTTCATCTCGACGACGCTGGTGAGCGTCTTCTCGGCGGCCAGCTTGTCTTCGAGCGTTTCGGAGAGCATGTGTTCGCGGATCACGTTGCGGTAGGTGATGACCCCGGCGCGCAGCTCGCCGAGCACGCGCACGCTCGGCAACCAATTGGTCGAGATGTCGACTGTGCTGGCGTTGATCGCCCGCATATTCCAGACTGCAAGCAGGCCCATGCCCGTCAGCGCGACAAGCAGGAACGCAACCGCGGCAATGATCTTGGCGCGGATCGAGAATTTGGCGAACATCGTGGGGTCTCTTGATATCGGGCTCGCGAAGCCCGATCGAATGGCTGGGGGCGCGGCGGGACGCCGCAGATATCAAAGCCAGCCCCCCTCCTTAAGTAGGGTTAATTTGGTTCCCCGTTGAACTACGGAGATATCAAACGTCACCCCGGCATGATGCGCGCCAGACGCATCAAGGCATCAAAGCCAGCGCATCCGAGAAGAACTCCGGCCCGCCGAAATTGCCTGATTTGAGGGCAAGCACCATCTGGCCGCTTCTGGCGCCGACCGCGCGCAGAACCGGCACGCCCGCAGCGATTTCTGCACCGACCAGGAATCCCGGAATCCCCAGGCGATCGACCACGGCGCCTGACGTTTCACCACCGGCGACCACCAGCCTGTGCACACCCGACTGCACCAGTCCCTCCGCGATGTCGGCCAGTGCCTGCTCGATCGCATGTCCGGCTGCATCACGGCCATGACGGGATTGCAGGGCAGTCACCTCCTCCGGAGTCGAGCTGCTGGCGATCAGGATCGGCCCCGCCCCGAGCCGCTCCTTGGCCCAGGCGAGCGCCCGCTGCGTCTCGTCCTTGCCGGCGATCACCCGCTCGGAGTCGAGGTGCAGGACCGGCATCACCTTCTCGGCGCTGGCGATCTGCCGCAAGGTCGCTTGCGAGCAACTGCCGGCGAGGCAGGCGGCCGGCCCGCCGACCGCGGCCTTGGAGGTTGCACTTTCGGCCGACGATTTGGCTTTGCCCGCGGCCACCAGCGCCCGCGCCAATCCAAGCCCGATGCCGGAGGCGCCGACCGACAGACGCTGATCCAGCGCGACCTGCCCGATGGTCTCGAGGTCGCGGTCGAACACCGCATCGACGATCGCAGCACCCAGGCCCGCGCCCGCGAGCTCGGCGAGCTTCGCCCGAACGGCGTCGGTGCCTCGGGCGAGCGTCGCGAGATCGACCAGGCCGACCTTGGTCTTGCTCTGGCGCGCCAGCACGCGGACCAGATTGGAATCATGCATCGGGTTGAGCGGATGGTCCTTCAGCGGGCTCTCGTTCAGCGGCACCGAGCCGACGAACAGATTGCCCTGATAGACGGTGCGGCCGGTCTCCGGGAACGCCGGCGTCACCAGCACGATGCTGTCCCCGGAATCGGCGCGCAATGCGTCCATCACCGGGCCGATATTGCCGGCGTCGGTGGAATCGAAGGTCGAGCAGATCTTGAACAGGACATGCGCGGCGCCCCGGCCGCGCAGCCAGGCCTCCGCCGCACGCGAACGCGTCACGGCAAGGCCGGCCTCGATCGAGCGGCTCTTCAGCGACACCACGACGGCGTCGACCTCGGGCAGTGCGAGATCGTCGGCGGGCACGCCGATGGTCTGCACCGTGCGCAGGCCGGCGCGGGTCAGCGTGTTGGCGAGGTCGGAGGCGCCGGTGTAGTCGTCGGCGATGCAACCGAGTGCGAGTGTCACGGCTTCACTCCGGCATAGGGCTTGAACCAGGCGAGACCATCGGTGGTCTTGCCGCGCGGATTATATTCGCAGCCGGCGAAGCCGTTATAACCGAGCCGGTCCAGCTCGCCGAACAGGAACGGATAGTTCAGCTCCTCGCCGTCGGGCTCGTTGCGCGAGGGGATCGAGGCGATCTGGATGTGGCCGATGATCGGCATCATCTCGCGCAGCCGCATCGTGACGTCGCCATGAATGATCTGGCAGTGGTAGATGTCGAATTGCAGCTTGAGGTTCGGGATCTTGAGCTCGTTGATCAGGTCGCGCGCGAAGAGGAAATCGTTGAGGAAGTAGCCGGGCACGTTGCGCGGATTGATCGGCTCGATCACGACGTCGAGGCCGTGCGGCGCGAAGAACTCGGCGGCATGCGCGACCGACTTGCGAAATGCGGCGACGGCCCTGGCATCGCTACGGTCGGCTATCCCGGCCATCAGATGCACGCGCTCGACGCCGGTCGCCTGCGCATAAGGCAATGCGGTCCTCAGGCTCGCTTGCAAATCGGCGAAGCGATCCGGCAGCGCGGCAAATCCCTTCTCGCCGGCGTTCCAGTCGCCCGGCGGCAGGTTGAACAGCGCCTGCGTCAGCCCCGCGCCCTTCAGCCGCTTGCCGACCTCCTCGGCCGGATGGTCGTACGGAAACAGGAACTCGACCGCGGTGAAGCCCGCTTTCGCCGCGGCGTCGAAGCGGTCGAGGAACGGGACCTCGTTGAACATCATGGTGAGATTGGCGGCAAAGCGGGGCATTGCGGAATCCTCTTATTTCGCGCCGGGAAGCTTGGTACCGGTGACCTGCGCGTACATCCGCGCCACCGACGCATCGTCGTCACGGCCCATGCCGGCGGCCGACGTCATCAGGAACATCTGCAGCGCCGCGGCCGAGACCGGCACCGGGAAGCGCGCATTGCGCGCCATGTCCTGGATGATGCCGAGGTCCTTGACGAAAATCTCCACCGCGCTGCGCGGCGCATAGTCGCCGTCGAGCACATGCGGCATGCGGTTCTCGAACATCCACGAATTGCCGGCCGACGCCGTGATCACCTCATAGACCTTGCGGATATCGAGGCCCTGCTTGGCGGCAAAGGCGATCGCCTCGGAGGCGGCTGCAATATGAACGCCGGCCAGCAATTGGTTGATCATCTTGAACGCGGCGCCCTGCCCGGCCGCGTCGCCGAGCTCGTAGAGCTTCGCCGCCATCGCATCCAGTGCCGGCCGCGCCTTCGCGAACGCCGCCGCACTGCCGGACGCCAGAATGGTCAGCTCGCCCTGCGCCGCGCGCTGCGCGCCGCCGGAGATCGGTGCATCGAGATAATGCCGGCCGGTCGCCTCCAGCTGCTTGGCCAGCCGGCGGGCGATATCGGGATCCATGGTCGCCGAGGAAATGAAGACCGCGTCCTTGGCAAGGGTCTCGGTGGCGCCGTCCTTGCCGAACAGGATGGCCTCGGTTTGCGCCGCATTGACGACGACGCTGACGACGATATCGGCCTCCCTGGCCGCTTCAGCCGGCGTTTTCGCGCCCTTGCCGCCGTCAGCCACGAAGCGCGCGACGGCGTCGGCCGAGACGTCGCAGCCGGTCACGACAAGACCGGCGCGCTTGAGCGAGGTCGCCATGCCGTATCCCATCGACCCCAGCCCGATGACGGCGACGTGCGGTGTTGCGGAACTGGACATGCGGCGATCCTCAAAGTTTTACTTGATTGCGCACGGAACGGTTTCCCAACTTCCGGATCATGCGCGTTTGCTGCTTGCCTATCACGGCTTGGCCGCGCTGCCAAAGCATGAGACAAAGCGGAAAACGGATAGCGCCAAAGAAGACGCCGAGAGCGAAACCGGATGAGCGAAACAAAGCTTCGTGAGGATATCTGCCGGTTCGGCCGCTCGCTGTTCGAGCGCGGGCTGACGCCGGGCTCCTCCGGCAATATCAGCGTCCGGCTCGACGACGGCGGCTGGCTGGTGACGCCGACCAACGCCTCGCTCGGTTTCCTCGATCCGGCGAAAATGTCGCGGCTCGACGGCAACGGCCGGCTGGTCTCCGGCGATGCCCCGACCAAGGAAGTGCCGCTGCACACCGCCCTCTACCAGACGCGCACCAGCGCCGGCGCGGTGGTCCATCTGCACTCGACCCATTCGGTCGCGCTTTCGATGCTGCCCGAGATCGACCCGCGCGCCGCGTTGCCGGCGATGACGGCCTATTATGTCATGAAGTGCGGCCAGACCGCGCTGGTGCCCTACTATCGTCCCGGCGACCCCGCCGTTGCCGACGCGATCAGGGGGCTGGCCGGGAAATATTCATCGGTGCTGCTCGCCAATCACGGTCCCGTCGTCTCCGGCGACACGCTGGAAGCCGCGGTGTTCGCGACCGAGGAGCTCGAGGAAACCGCAAAGCTCTATCTGCTGCTGCGCGGGCTGAACCCGCGCTATCTCTCGCCCGACCAGGTGGCGGATTTGACCAGGACGTTCGGGCTCGTGCTGCCGGATCACTCTCATTAGATCAAGCAAAGGTGAGACATGCGGAGAACGGTCATGATGAGGTTCACGGGATTGGCATTCACTGGACTGCTGGTCGGCGGCCTGGCAGGATCGACGGCACAGGCCGAGCAGACTCTGCAGGACCTGCTGGCGGTGCAGCTGCGCGCGCAAGGCTATGCCTGCGACAAGCCGCTCAAGGCCGAACGCGACGACAAGCTCTCCAAGCCCGACAACGAGGCCTGGACCTTGACCTGCAGCAACGCGACCTACCGCGTCAGCCGCGTGCCGGATCTTGCCGCCAAGGTCGAGAAGGTCGAAGAGG
This Bradyrhizobium sp. CCBAU 53421 DNA region includes the following protein-coding sequences:
- a CDS encoding efflux RND transporter periplasmic adaptor subunit translates to MQPTEQRPPVSRRRLGIFGVVALVGAGLIVGTGIRAREEQDNRLKEWTDDQAVPTVAVALPNAKALSPTIDLPGRLEAYSRAPIYARVSGYLKNWDADIGARVKAGQVIAEIEAPDLDQQLLQARADLASAQASAKLSEATLNRRKTLVASNFVSAQEIDERTADLSNKNGAVKAGQANVERLEALAGYKKITAPFDGVVTSRDTDVGALINAGGGSGPAMFTISDITKLRVYVNVPQNYVPAIKIGAKATLALPDYPNRSFQATVEASSQAVDVASGTTRMQLGLDNSSGELMPGSYASVKLNLQRESAPLSIPASALIFNSNGLRVATVSPDDKVLFKTVKIGRDLGKELEIASGLAPDDRIITAPPDGLADGDHVRVTGAGPKGKPTTASEKQDVKG
- a CDS encoding efflux RND transporter permease subunit; this encodes MIALVRIALSRPYTFVVLAILLLIIGPLAALRTPTDIFPDIRIPVIGVVWQYTGLPPDQMAGRITSPFQRALTTTVNDIEHIVANSYNGVGIIKIFFQPNVDIRTANAQVTAISQTLLKQMPPGATPPLILNYSASTVPIIQVALSGEGLTEQNLADIGINQLRTPLVTVPGAAIPYPFGGKQRQVQIDLNSTALQARGLAGQDVANALAAQNLITPVGTQKIGNFEYTINLNNSPLRLEELGDLPIKQVNGAMVYVRDVATVRDGNPPQTNIVHVDGNRSVLMMVLKAGATSTLDIISGIKQKVIEVKDQMPDALKIGFIGDQSVFVRGAITGVAFEGVIAALLTSVMILLFLGSWRSTVIIAVSIPLSVLGAIIMLSLIGETLNIMTLGGLALAVGILVDDATVTIENINYHLEQGKPVEQSILDGANQIVTPAFVSLLCICIVFVPMFFLTGVARFLFVPMAEAVMFAMIWSFILSRSLVPTMANYLLQAHVHHEGGPPKSRNPLVWFQRGFEARFERVRSGYHGLLAMALGHRKVFVGGFLAVVAASFLLVPFLGRNFFPSVDAGNILMHVRTQVGTRVEETANQLADIQKAIRKLVPGEIETMTDNIGMPISGINMTYNNTGVIGPQDGDIQIRLKEGHKPTEQHVRTLREQLPRLFPGTSFAFLPADIVSQILNFGAPAPIDLQIRGANLDANFAYANKLLAKIKRIPGIADARIQQSPNNPTFNIDVDRTRAQYVGLTERDVTNSLVVNLAGSSQVAPTYYLNPDNGVSYSIVMQTPQYQIDSLSALQTLPITATGNTQAPILGGIADIKRVTSSAVVSQYDIQSLVQIYATTQGRDLGGVATDVRQLIADTAKEVPKGSSVVLLGQVQTMNSAFTGLLLGLLGAVVLIYFLIVVNFQSWSDPFVIITALPAALAGIVWMLFTTQTTLSVPALTGAIMCMGVATANSVLVISFARERYEELGDPVAAALEAGFVRFRPVLMTALAMIIGMAPMALGLGEGGEQNAPLGRAVIGGLIFATFATLMFVPVVFSMVHKKQGAKAAASSEIPHAAH
- a CDS encoding methyl-accepting chemotaxis protein — encoded protein: MFAKFSIRAKIIAAVAFLLVALTGMGLLAVWNMRAINASTVDISTNWLPSVRVLGELRAGVITYRNVIREHMLSETLEDKLAAEKTLTSVVEMNTKARARYEPMITTPEERALYRQWSDTWDKYKKGTEEVMSLSRKEAGKLPHEAHELNTKVVNKIGLEADEILNKDIELNNTGADKAAQDSASNYSSALMMVAAILGLAILISVGVSFYTVRDISAGIASIVSPMQALGRGDLTANVPHQGEKTEIGAMADTLQVFKEALVAKKAADEAAAADAEAKIERGRRVDTITRNFEQMIGEIVQTVSSASTQLEASASTLSSTARRSQELTTSVAAASEEASTNVQSVASATEELSSSVTEISRQVQESARMAGDAVGQARTTNDRVSELSKAAARIGDVVELINTIAGQTNLLALNATIEAARAGEAGRGFAVVASEVKALAEQTAKATGEIGQQIAGIQTATQESVGAIKEISSTIERLSEISSTIAAAVEEQGAATQEISRNVQQAAQGTQQVSANITDVQHGANETGSASTQVLSAAQSLSGDSNRLKLEVGKFLDAVRAA
- the otnK gene encoding 3-oxo-tetronate kinase; the protein is MTLALGCIADDYTGASDLANTLTRAGLRTVQTIGVPADDLALPEVDAVVVSLKSRSIEAGLAVTRSRAAEAWLRGRGAAHVLFKICSTFDSTDAGNIGPVMDALRADSGDSIVLVTPAFPETGRTVYQGNLFVGSVPLNESPLKDHPLNPMHDSNLVRVLARQSKTKVGLVDLATLARGTDAVRAKLAELAGAGLGAAIVDAVFDRDLETIGQVALDQRLSVGASGIGLGLARALVAAGKAKSSAESATSKAAVGGPAACLAGSCSQATLRQIASAEKVMPVLHLDSERVIAGKDETQRALAWAKERLGAGPILIASSSTPEEVTALQSRHGRDAAGHAIEQALADIAEGLVQSGVHRLVVAGGETSGAVVDRLGIPGFLVGAEIAAGVPVLRAVGARSGQMVLALKSGNFGGPEFFSDALALMP
- the otnI gene encoding 2-oxo-tetronate isomerase; its protein translation is MPRFAANLTMMFNEVPFLDRFDAAAKAGFTAVEFLFPYDHPAEEVGKRLKGAGLTQALFNLPPGDWNAGEKGFAALPDRFADLQASLRTALPYAQATGVERVHLMAGIADRSDARAVAAFRKSVAHAAEFFAPHGLDVVIEPINPRNVPGYFLNDFLFARDLINELKIPNLKLQFDIYHCQIIHGDVTMRLREMMPIIGHIQIASIPSRNEPDGEELNYPFLFGELDRLGYNGFAGCEYNPRGKTTDGLAWFKPYAGVKP
- the ltnD gene encoding L-threonate dehydrogenase; translation: MSSSATPHVAVIGLGSMGYGMATSLKRAGLVVTGCDVSADAVARFVADGGKGAKTPAEAAREADIVVSVVVNAAQTEAILFGKDGATETLAKDAVFISSATMDPDIARRLAKQLEATGRHYLDAPISGGAQRAAQGELTILASGSAAAFAKARPALDAMAAKLYELGDAAGQGAAFKMINQLLAGVHIAAASEAIAFAAKQGLDIRKVYEVITASAGNSWMFENRMPHVLDGDYAPRSAVEIFVKDLGIIQDMARNARFPVPVSAAALQMFLMTSAAGMGRDDDASVARMYAQVTGTKLPGAK
- a CDS encoding aldolase — its product is MSETKLREDICRFGRSLFERGLTPGSSGNISVRLDDGGWLVTPTNASLGFLDPAKMSRLDGNGRLVSGDAPTKEVPLHTALYQTRTSAGAVVHLHSTHSVALSMLPEIDPRAALPAMTAYYVMKCGQTALVPYYRPGDPAVADAIRGLAGKYSSVLLANHGPVVSGDTLEAAVFATEELEETAKLYLLLRGLNPRYLSPDQVADLTRTFGLVLPDHSH